From a single Paenibacillus sp. FSL W8-0426 genomic region:
- a CDS encoding MFS transporter, whose product MNGALAWPFMRLYLLTLLYFSANAVLNVIIPLQGAAWDASSATVGLIMGAYMLTTMFFRPWAGRIIQRHGAVKILRMILLLNGAALILYTFTGIGGYIAARSLQGVCTAFFSMALQIGIIEALPDNDRAQGISMYSLFSYIPGIMVPFLAIALWQSGGMPSFSVLLIVIAVATAIFGYTIRSDQQEHPDKNSKAFGRETEQRSMWGMFAQLVKQPALRTCGMLMLSASVVFGAVTAFMPLYAQEVDGANAGGYLGIQAAVVVAARLFWGKKLPSGARWSAPLIMGMMTLISLSALSISYAAGGGAAFLYLGAVPMGIAQAILYPALTTHLSFVLPAEDRNVLLGLFIATADLGISLGGMVMGMVADAANYAQMFIVCAVLGLVMLPVAYRR is encoded by the coding sequence GTGAATGGAGCTTTAGCTTGGCCTTTCATGCGCCTGTATCTGCTCACGCTGCTCTATTTCAGTGCCAATGCGGTGCTGAACGTCATCATTCCGCTCCAAGGCGCCGCATGGGACGCAAGCAGCGCGACGGTTGGCCTGATCATGGGCGCGTACATGCTGACCACGATGTTTTTTCGCCCGTGGGCAGGCCGCATCATTCAGAGGCACGGGGCCGTCAAAATACTTCGTATGATTCTGCTGCTCAACGGAGCAGCTTTGATTTTGTATACATTTACGGGCATTGGCGGCTATATAGCTGCCCGTTCGTTACAGGGCGTGTGCACGGCCTTTTTTTCCATGGCCCTGCAAATCGGCATCATCGAAGCCTTGCCTGACAACGATCGCGCGCAAGGCATCTCGATGTATTCCCTGTTCAGTTACATTCCCGGCATCATGGTTCCCTTTCTGGCTATTGCCTTGTGGCAAAGCGGAGGCATGCCGTCTTTTTCGGTGCTTCTGATCGTGATTGCCGTGGCGACGGCGATATTCGGATATACGATTCGCTCGGACCAACAGGAGCACCCTGACAAGAATAGCAAAGCGTTTGGCAGAGAAACGGAACAACGGAGCATGTGGGGCATGTTCGCTCAGCTGGTGAAGCAGCCTGCACTGCGAACTTGCGGCATGCTGATGTTGTCGGCATCCGTCGTGTTCGGGGCGGTCACGGCTTTTATGCCGTTATACGCGCAAGAGGTGGACGGGGCCAATGCGGGTGGGTACCTCGGCATACAGGCTGCGGTCGTCGTTGCCGCCCGGTTGTTCTGGGGGAAAAAGCTGCCTTCCGGGGCACGGTGGAGTGCCCCCTTGATCATGGGCATGATGACGCTAATCTCCCTTTCGGCATTGAGCATTAGTTACGCTGCCGGCGGCGGTGCTGCCTTCTTATATTTGGGGGCAGTGCCGATGGGCATCGCGCAAGCGATTCTTTACCCTGCACTCACCACGCATTTATCGTTCGTGCTCCCTGCAGAAGATCGGAATGTGCTGCTTGGCTTATTCATCGCCACGGCCGATTTGGGCATTTCGCTTGGCGGCATGGTGATGGGAATGGTGGCGGATGCCGCCAATTATGCCCAAATGTTCATCGTATGTGCCGTGCTCGGTCTGGTCATGCTGCCTGTTGCCTATCGCCGCTGA
- a CDS encoding zinc-binding alcohol dehydrogenase family protein, with protein sequence MSTKQMKAVGLLNYLPIEHPESLLDVVIDAPVPTGRDLLIRVKAISVNPVDVKVRAPKNRTESTPRVLGWDVAGVVEQAGPESSLFKPGDEVYYAGSIARPGGNSELHLVDERIVGSKPATLDFAHAAALPLTAITAWEGLFDRLGITADKERNEGKTILIIGAAGGVGSIATQLAKYAGLTVIGTASRPESSDWARSMGADHIINHYEPFVPQLQAMGFEHVDYIFCLNSTEKHWAKMAEAIAPQGKICSIVETDELLDLTLLKNKSATFAWELMFTRPMFQTADMIEQHNLLNEVSRMVDEGRLRTTVAKIYSPINAANLRKAHAILEEGRMTGKIVIERFE encoded by the coding sequence ATGTCAACCAAACAAATGAAAGCCGTTGGACTGTTGAACTATTTGCCTATCGAACACCCTGAAAGCCTGCTGGACGTGGTGATCGATGCACCTGTGCCTACAGGGAGGGATTTGCTGATCCGAGTCAAAGCCATCTCCGTCAATCCCGTCGACGTTAAAGTGCGGGCACCCAAAAATCGGACCGAAAGCACGCCAAGAGTTCTCGGCTGGGACGTTGCAGGCGTGGTCGAGCAAGCCGGACCGGAATCTTCGCTGTTCAAACCCGGCGATGAAGTCTATTACGCAGGCAGCATTGCCCGCCCTGGAGGGAATAGCGAGCTCCATCTCGTCGACGAGAGAATCGTCGGCAGCAAACCGGCAACGTTGGATTTTGCGCATGCAGCCGCTCTGCCGTTAACTGCCATTACCGCATGGGAAGGACTATTCGACCGCTTGGGCATAACCGCAGACAAAGAGCGCAACGAAGGCAAAACGATTCTAATCATCGGCGCGGCGGGCGGCGTCGGTTCCATCGCAACGCAGCTGGCCAAATACGCCGGATTGACCGTGATCGGTACGGCTTCCCGCCCCGAATCGTCCGACTGGGCCAGATCGATGGGAGCCGACCATATCATCAACCATTACGAACCATTCGTTCCCCAGCTTCAAGCGATGGGCTTCGAACACGTTGACTACATTTTTTGTCTGAACAGCACGGAGAAGCATTGGGCCAAAATGGCCGAGGCTATTGCCCCGCAAGGGAAGATCTGCTCCATTGTGGAGACGGATGAGCTGCTCGACCTGACCTTGCTCAAAAACAAAAGCGCAACGTTTGCCTGGGAGCTGATGTTCACCAGACCGATGTTCCAGACGGCGGATATGATAGAACAGCACAACCTGTTAAACGAAGTTTCCCGCATGGTCGACGAGGGCCGTTTGCGGACTACGGTGGCAAAAATCTACTCCCCGATCAACGCAGCCAATCTGCGAAAAGCCCATGCCATATTGGAAGAAGGCCGTATGACAGGCAAAATCGTGATTGAACGCTTCGAGTAA
- a CDS encoding helix-turn-helix domain-containing protein: protein MRDRKSGYGYCPNEEGCPVEYTLDVIGGKWKGVLLYHMIEGPKRFNEFRRICPAITQRMLTLQLRELEEDGVVHREVYQQVPPKVEYSLSEFGRTLVPIITEMKIWGEKYKKLSGAASEHAESAVKSVPDSM, encoded by the coding sequence ATGCGTGACCGCAAATCCGGATACGGCTATTGCCCGAATGAAGAAGGCTGCCCGGTGGAATATACGTTGGACGTCATCGGCGGAAAGTGGAAAGGGGTGCTTTTGTACCATATGATCGAAGGACCCAAACGATTTAATGAATTCCGGAGGATTTGTCCTGCCATTACCCAAAGAATGTTGACCCTTCAGCTTCGGGAGCTCGAGGAAGATGGCGTCGTGCATCGCGAAGTGTATCAGCAAGTTCCTCCCAAAGTGGAATATTCGCTTTCGGAATTCGGTCGTACGTTAGTGCCGATCATTACGGAAATGAAAATCTGGGGGGAAAAGTACAAAAAGTTGTCGGGTGCGGCTTCCGAACATGCGGAGTCCGCTGTGAAGTCGGTGCCTGATTCGATGTAG
- a CDS encoding alpha/beta fold hydrolase yields MSMMLVLAFTGLGQTERAAAATARTPVVFVHGLTGSDSNFTFIESYLRSQGWAKDELFAIDLPSKQGNQLLNSAAISQFVDDVLRQTGHSKVNIVAHSMGGANSLYYILNRGGASKVDKLVTLGGANRLTTNTAPQGISVTSIYSLNDTIVSPVLSRLEGATNIPVSLVSHVGLLFNSRVNGLIKTALNE; encoded by the coding sequence ATGAGCATGATGTTGGTCTTGGCTTTCACCGGGCTGGGCCAGACCGAAAGGGCAGCGGCGGCAACGGCACGAACGCCCGTTGTTTTTGTCCACGGTCTAACAGGTTCGGATAGCAATTTTACGTTCATTGAAAGTTATTTGCGCAGCCAAGGCTGGGCGAAAGACGAATTGTTCGCCATTGATCTGCCGAGCAAACAGGGCAACCAACTGTTGAATTCGGCAGCGATCAGCCAATTCGTTGATGACGTGCTGCGCCAAACCGGCCATTCGAAAGTGAACATTGTGGCTCACAGTATGGGCGGAGCGAACAGTCTGTATTACATATTGAACCGCGGCGGAGCGTCCAAGGTCGACAAGCTTGTAACCCTTGGCGGAGCGAATCGCCTTACGACCAATACCGCGCCGCAAGGCATTTCGGTGACCTCGATCTATTCCTTGAACGACACGATCGTGTCGCCTGTGCTTTCCCGGCTGGAAGGTGCTACGAACATTCCGGTTTCCCTCGTGTCCCATGTCGGACTGCTGTTCAACTCGCGGGTGAACGGTTTGATCAAAACCGCTTTGAACGAATAG
- a CDS encoding ABC transporter permease subunit: protein MLYVMILPGILFYIIFKYIPLGGSVIAFQNYQIMRGIWNSPWVGLDNFKFIFTYQDFYHVLRNTALIAFYKLVIGFPAPILLALLFNEVRKMLAKRFLQSLFYLPHFLSWVVVGGIVFEVLSSGGFVNMVRGWFGFEAILYMQQEKYFRSIVVLSSIWKEVGWGTIIYLAAISGIDPNQYEAAVMDGANRWKQTMYITLPALFPTILILFLLNIGNFLELGFDQIYNLLTPMTYSVGDIIETYVYRSGVLQGQYSVTTAIGLFQSVIGFILLWIFNRLAKKSGEGLW from the coding sequence ATGCTCTATGTCATGATCCTTCCCGGCATTTTGTTTTACATCATTTTTAAATACATCCCGCTGGGGGGAAGCGTCATCGCTTTTCAGAATTATCAAATCATGAGGGGGATCTGGAACAGCCCGTGGGTGGGACTGGATAATTTCAAGTTCATTTTTACGTATCAGGATTTCTATCACGTTCTCCGCAATACGGCATTGATTGCTTTTTACAAGCTGGTGATCGGCTTTCCTGCTCCGATTCTGCTGGCACTCCTGTTCAATGAAGTGAGAAAAATGCTCGCCAAACGATTTTTGCAAAGCTTGTTTTATTTGCCGCATTTCTTATCCTGGGTCGTCGTCGGCGGGATCGTGTTTGAAGTGCTGTCCTCCGGCGGTTTCGTCAACATGGTGAGAGGATGGTTTGGCTTTGAAGCGATTCTGTATATGCAGCAGGAAAAGTATTTCCGCTCCATCGTGGTGTTGTCGTCCATATGGAAAGAAGTCGGTTGGGGCACGATCATTTACCTTGCTGCCATCAGCGGCATTGATCCGAACCAATATGAAGCGGCCGTGATGGACGGGGCGAACCGGTGGAAACAGACGATGTATATTACGCTGCCCGCGCTGTTTCCGACCATTCTGATCCTGTTCCTGTTAAACATCGGCAACTTCCTGGAGCTTGGCTTCGACCAGATCTACAACCTGTTGACGCCGATGACGTACTCCGTAGGGGATATCATTGAAACGTATGTATACCGTTCAGGGGTGCTGCAAGGGCAATATAGCGTAACGACGGCCATCGGCCTGTTTCAGTCGGTGATCGGTTTCATCCTGCTATGGATTTTCAATCGGCTGGCCAAAAAATCCGGGGAGGGATTGTGGTGA
- a CDS encoding carbohydrate ABC transporter permease, which produces MKQTFGEKSFQVFNYVFLTAAALTMILPLLQLLAVSLSSPVAADSQAVFLWPVEFTLDSWKHILKSTGLWQSFGVTVFITVAGTALSMLFSVFTAFPLSRKEFLFRKQVMLGIVITMIFNAPMIPFFLTVRELGMMNSLWSLIIPGVIGTFNMVILRTFFMNLPKELDDSARIDGCHDFRILFQIYLPLSKPVLATVSLFYAVGYWNTFQRAVLFIRDPGLWPLQMKLRAYLTSPEELAQVNMFLGDYNFNTTTLKAATILFASVPIILVYPYLQKYFVKGSLLGSLKE; this is translated from the coding sequence ATGAAGCAGACGTTCGGAGAAAAAAGCTTTCAGGTCTTCAACTACGTCTTTCTTACGGCAGCCGCCCTGACGATGATTTTGCCTTTGCTTCAACTGTTGGCCGTTTCGCTCAGTTCGCCGGTTGCAGCCGATTCCCAAGCCGTCTTCCTGTGGCCGGTCGAATTTACGCTGGATTCCTGGAAACATATTTTGAAAAGCACAGGATTATGGCAGTCGTTTGGCGTAACTGTTTTCATTACGGTAGCAGGTACGGCGCTCAGCATGCTTTTTTCGGTATTCACCGCCTTCCCGCTGTCCCGCAAGGAATTTCTGTTCCGGAAACAAGTGATGCTTGGCATCGTGATTACGATGATTTTTAATGCTCCGATGATCCCGTTTTTTCTGACGGTCAGGGAGCTTGGCATGATGAATTCACTGTGGTCCTTGATCATTCCTGGGGTGATCGGTACGTTCAACATGGTCATTTTGCGTACGTTTTTCATGAATTTGCCCAAGGAGCTGGACGATTCCGCCCGAATCGACGGATGTCATGATTTCCGCATTTTGTTCCAGATCTACCTGCCGCTCTCCAAACCGGTACTGGCCACGGTCAGCTTGTTCTATGCGGTGGGGTACTGGAATACGTTCCAGCGGGCGGTGCTTTTTATCCGCGATCCAGGGTTATGGCCCTTGCAAATGAAGCTGCGTGCGTATTTGACCAGCCCGGAGGAATTGGCTCAGGTGAACATGTTTCTCGGTGATTACAACTTCAATACGACGACGTTGAAGGCAGCAACGATTCTTTTTGCAAGCGTTCCCATCATTTTGGTGTATCCTTATTTGCAGAAATATTTCGTGAAAGGATCGCTCTTGGGGTCGCTCAAAGAATAA
- a CDS encoding extracellular solute-binding protein produces MRQEWTRKIVPAFLSLALLLIAGCGSGSPNAGSQDGENEGGSSGAAKVKVFKSHMGVGTLPAADNPHVKYVEEKTGVQYELITTPPGSEPSEYLNLLIASNELPDILRPIGGVEQTLIQQGGALPLDELLPEYAPHVWESIPQEAWDIVRSASPDGKIYYVPKVFLVPERAPLIRKDWLDKLGLEMPKTTDEYVEVLRAFRDKDPNGNGKADELPTSGREFGRWMDQLFAMYGVAMWEGYPEWDEYDGKIQYAGVTDNMREAIKFIRKLYEEKLLDNETFLNKGEVWQAKINNNQVGSWYHLPANVRDRYNAMLTQAPDAYIAAMPLPKAEGFEAFVTQKSMGEPEWMIPTVNKDNAPNALKLLDFFYNAENDEFGRFGLEGEQHEVVNGRKVILPPADNKPLALGMKNLTTAEDMDKRIEETYPEDQQQMVKDMFVVSTADARQIAGDGLPASVYEGFPDIQSHKLFQEVLTKIVIGELPIEAYDDYVDKWYAAGGEAVTQRVQEWYEKVKN; encoded by the coding sequence ATGAGACAAGAATGGACACGTAAAATCGTACCGGCATTTCTTAGTCTGGCGCTGCTGCTGATCGCAGGTTGTGGAAGCGGCAGCCCGAATGCCGGATCGCAGGACGGCGAGAATGAAGGAGGAAGCTCCGGTGCTGCCAAAGTCAAAGTATTCAAAAGCCACATGGGCGTAGGCACATTGCCTGCTGCGGATAATCCGCATGTGAAGTATGTCGAGGAGAAAACCGGCGTCCAATATGAACTGATCACGACACCTCCCGGATCGGAGCCGTCCGAATACTTGAATTTGTTGATCGCTTCGAATGAGCTGCCGGATATTTTGCGCCCGATCGGAGGCGTGGAGCAAACGCTGATTCAGCAGGGCGGTGCGCTGCCATTGGATGAACTGCTGCCCGAGTACGCACCCCATGTCTGGGAGAGCATTCCCCAGGAAGCGTGGGATATCGTGCGCTCCGCTTCGCCTGACGGCAAAATCTACTATGTGCCTAAAGTATTTCTGGTTCCCGAGCGTGCGCCACTCATTCGCAAGGATTGGCTGGATAAACTTGGATTGGAGATGCCTAAAACGACCGATGAATATGTGGAGGTACTGCGAGCTTTCCGGGACAAAGACCCGAACGGCAACGGCAAAGCGGATGAGCTGCCTACCAGCGGCAGGGAGTTCGGCCGATGGATGGACCAATTGTTTGCGATGTACGGGGTAGCCATGTGGGAAGGATATCCTGAATGGGACGAATATGACGGCAAAATCCAGTACGCAGGCGTAACGGACAACATGCGCGAGGCCATCAAGTTCATCCGGAAGTTATACGAAGAAAAATTGCTGGACAACGAAACGTTCCTCAACAAAGGGGAAGTATGGCAGGCCAAAATCAACAACAATCAAGTGGGCAGCTGGTATCATCTGCCTGCGAACGTGCGCGATCGGTACAATGCCATGCTGACGCAGGCGCCGGATGCTTACATTGCAGCGATGCCGCTGCCGAAAGCAGAGGGGTTCGAAGCATTTGTTACACAGAAGAGCATGGGTGAGCCGGAGTGGATGATTCCGACCGTAAACAAGGACAATGCCCCCAATGCCCTGAAACTGCTGGATTTTTTCTACAATGCTGAAAACGATGAATTTGGGCGCTTCGGCCTCGAGGGCGAACAGCATGAAGTCGTCAACGGACGCAAAGTGATCCTTCCGCCCGCAGACAACAAACCGCTTGCCCTGGGCATGAAAAATTTGACGACGGCAGAGGACATGGACAAACGGATCGAAGAAACGTATCCGGAAGACCAGCAGCAGATGGTCAAAGACATGTTCGTCGTCAGCACCGCCGATGCGCGCCAAATTGCCGGTGACGGACTCCCGGCCTCGGTATATGAAGGATTTCCGGATATCCAGTCCCATAAGTTGTTCCAGGAGGTTTTGACCAAAATCGTCATTGGTGAGCTCCCGATCGAGGCTTATGACGACTATGTGGACAAATGGTATGCTGCCGGCGGTGAAGCCGTGACCCAGCGAGTGCAGGAATGGTATGAGAAGGTTAAAAATTAA